Proteins from one Nicotiana tabacum cultivar K326 chromosome 23, ASM71507v2, whole genome shotgun sequence genomic window:
- the LOC107815423 gene encoding uncharacterized protein LOC107815423, giving the protein MPSRRASKRKRTEQKEEAEEPKKQQVEKEEEVNESSNKSPVVVFAHGAGSPSTSDWMIRWKEMLSKALNDAEVVTFDYPYMSGGKRRAPPKAEKLVDFHSNIVKEVSAKYPGHPLILAGKSMGSRVSCMVAANGVGASAIVCLGYPLKGAKGATRDELLLQIDVPIMFVQGSKDGLCPLEKLEAVRKKMKCANELYVIDGGDHSFKIGKKHLQLAESTQEEAEKLAVHAIANFVSNHVKEGCFSTT; this is encoded by the exons ATGCCTAGCCGACGAGCTTCAAAACGCAAGCGTACAGAACagaaggaagaagcagaagagccaaaaaagcaacaagtagaaaaagaagaagaagtgaatGAAAGCTCAAATAAGTCACCAGTAGTGGTATTTGCTCATGGTGCTGGTTCTCCTTCCACCTCTGATTGGATGATCAG ATGGAAGGAGATGTTGAGCAAGGCACTGAACGATGCTGAAGTTGTGACTTTTGACTAcccat ATATGTCTGGTGGAAAGAGGAGGGCTCCCCCCAAGGCAGAAAAATTGGTTGATTTTCACTCCAATATTGTCAAAGAGGTGTCTGCTAAATATCCTGGGCATCCGCTGATCTTGGCAGGGAAGTCAATGGGTTCAAG GGTTAGCTGCATGGTAGCTGCTAATGGCGTCGGTGCTTCAGCTATCGTTTGCTTGGGGTACCCATTAAAG GGTGCAAAAGGTGCAACACGAGATGAGTTGCTGTTACAAATTGATGTACCTATTATGTTTGTGCAG GGTAGCAAAGATGGGCTTTGTCCACTGGAGAAGCTGGAAGCTGTAAGAAAGAAAATGAAGTGTGCTAATGAATTATATGTGATTGACGGTGGTGATCACTCCTTCAAAATTGGGAAAAAGCACTTACAGTTGGCTGAGTCCACCCAAGAGGAAGCTGAAAAGCTTGCTGTTCATGCTATTGCAAATTTTGTTTCTAATCACGTGAAAGAGGGGTGCTTTTCAACTACTTAA